The genome window CCGGCAGCCGCTTCCTTACCGCCATCAAAAATTACCTGCAACAACCTGACAAACTATGACACAGGAAGAGATAAAGCAGGCGCTGCTCCTGCGCCTAAAAAGTATAGCGCCCGACACCGAGCCGGCACAACTGCAACCCGACGATAATATCCGTCTAACCCTAGGTATAGACTCGTTCGATT of Pontibacter deserti contains these proteins:
- a CDS encoding acyl carrier protein, giving the protein MTQEEIKQALLLRLKSIAPDTEPAQLQPDDNIRLTLGIDSFDYLQFIVALDDQFGIDTPEEDYSKIQTLKELTEYVEAKVKK